The Phycodurus eques isolate BA_2022a chromosome 5, UOR_Pequ_1.1, whole genome shotgun sequence DNA segment AATATGGGAGGACGCAGCCGGCTGTTGAACCGCTAAAAGGCCACTTGATTACATAAAACTCGTGGCCACAAGATGGAGccgtttttatttaattgatcgCAAAAGGAAtacgtacagtggaacctctggtTGAACCCAATTGATCCTATGACCTTCCATTTGTTCAGATTCAGGCTGGGTGATgaggccttaaaataaaaaccccgacttacgagtgaccccgacttacgagtttttagAGATATGACATCGTTTGCCCAACGTTTTGCTTGACGTGACAGCAAAAAGTTTATATACAAATGCTGTACGGTGGTAGTGAACCcaactcactttacaacaagctgcagtttggcagatagtcaaCAATTCTTCTTCATTGCCacccccagttgaagtttactatcaaactaaaaacaaaaagaattacacaggtatttaaaacaaccacatagttaTAAAACTTTAaccaacagatatttgaacaaaaacggTGGATCATCATAGACCGATAAcagtcacaggcatatattttttatcctccAGGAAGAACGACTAATAGTGCTAAGGAGTTGTAACATGTACatttgtatgtctgtattatattgtctcgAGGCGCCATGGCATGCAcactagaaggagcagcacaatttcctttgaattgaagcaaaaagttttaaaattaaaactttttttttttttttacagctaatGTGACGATAAGCGCCGCGATGTGAGCTCGTTCTAGTGTAAAATATGCTCCTCggctcaaaaaaggttgggaaacactggggTTCCtttgacttcctgttcctgCTGGCATGAAAATAAGTCGTGGTGGGCGTGCCACcacatttatattaaaaaaaaaaaaaaaaaaaaagacatcgtTGTCACCTTCTACTTGGAAATGTCTGTGTTTATGattcttcccttttttttgggggggggggggtgatactAAGCTGTGGTTATGGTAATGCGGATACGTGCCGGCGCCTTCCCAGCATGCTCGCTGTTTGACATTCATGGGGTTAAAGTCCTCTGAATGATGAAGTGTCAGCGTTTGGGACAGTAAATTGCACGGTTTCAATTGAGAAGAGACTTCCCCTCGGGTCCGCCGCCGGTCCCCATGGGCCGGCCTTGAGCAGAACAGCATGTTGTACATCCATataaaaaaaaggaggaaatatGGCGGTACTTTCCTCTTTATGATGGAGTGATTAATCTGTCAAGCATATTGGCGCATAAATTCCCCCTCCCCGCAAAATAGTGTTTTAGCTTACTTTatgctatattttatttttctattgccTATAAACATAAAGTGTCACAAAGGGATAATGTTCTCATCAGTATTATTACAAAATGACCATAAATCTGAGGTCTTGTTAAAATTTTAAGTCCATTTTTTTGTCGGAAGCTCAACTAGGAAAAACAGTTTGACGGAAACCTTATTTAatctcttaaaataaaatataaacgaCTGTGTTTGATCTTCAGGACTTATTTTCATTAGCTTCCTCATTGCTGTGTTCAGCAGAAGTCATGTTGCCTTTTGGGGATGTTGTTTTTCCTTATACTTCAGTAGAAATGCCTTGACAACACTGTGCTGCTTATTCCATCCTGAGAGACCCCAAACTAAACAGCAGAAACACTGTATATACGCTTGTTTAGTGCTATGCAAATCGTCTTTGCTGGaggtaaaattaacatttttaattaaaatattagcACCAAACAAACACGGAAAAACACACTAATGATTAAATCATATTCATAGATTCTCATCGTGGAAAAAAGAGGAAGATATTGGTGCCTATTCTTGTACCATGCTAGTCCAAAAACGTGTTTGCTATAATCCTAATTATCAATTTAATTCTTCAAAAGTTGCAAATTGTTCTTGTGCAATATTCAATAAAATCTTTACAGTTTACGTTCACCGCTTTTTATATGTTTTGGGCATGAACGCAAATGTCATGTATAATCTGTGGTTTCATTACAATatacaaacagaaacaaatgtcAACGTGCATTTCATCAGCGAGTGTATCATCTGAGCGAGGCCTCAACTAAAAATGTCGCCCTGTTTTTAACGCTACTATAACGCTCTCTATGGGATGCAAGCAGTAACTACAGATAGGAAAAAGCTTTTATAATAGTGTGTGCTGCTTTATTGCTAGTTTGCTTCAATAATCGATATCAATATACTTcatatagcaaaaaaaaaaaataataataataataaaaaatctgctTTAGCATTCTAGGTCCAGTTATCTTCATTTGtcgaatgaattaattaatttatctcCTCTGGTCCACAAAGGCCCAGCAGAACCTTTTGGTAGTCTCCCTTGGTGTGTTCCTGCACAGGGAGCACAAACAGAGCACAATCAAATCCAGCTGCTTGTATAGCAACATAAGAGGCCATACATTAGTAGACTCACCATGATGGTCTTTTGAAGAGACTGGCCATGGTGGGCTTTGTATTCCGAGCAGATCTTCTTCAGGTCCACTTCACAGCGCGACACAATGATCCTAGTCACCACCTTCTCCTTGGCTCCTTTATTCTAAACACAGCGACAATATGTCAGCACTTTCTGGAGTTGTACTTGTTCTACtctaaagcggggtacacgcaTACCGATAAATTAGGTTGAATTGATCAAATCAgccttctgatcaaagtcagcaaaaggaGATTACGTCCCTAATAGATTATCCGTGGGCTGTGTTAACAATAATTTGCTCAGTAAATGGTCAGGGTAGACAATTGTAGATGTTAAACCAGTTGAATATTTACATTCACAAATCCTTATATGTGCGTCAATCCACGGACACCTTGGTAATGACATGAAACGGAATAATGGCCAAATTAGGAAGCAACCTGAAGCTGCCACTGTTGTCGGACATAAATAGAAAAGCttgtgttgtttatttctaGAATGTGtctcacaacaaaaacaatagtaataataataaaatagttatccatcggtgtgaatgtaaaataaaaatgagagatAATGTAATAAaggggtaaagaaaatggatggatgtttagccTAGGTCCGGATGCCCTGTGGatccatgctgcctctcacaggtcagttttggtactacgacagacaACGTGCAGTTCGTCATCTGGAGTATACCACACACACGCTAAGAGCAGTAAGAAAACACGTGTATTTTTCATATGTGGGGTCTCATACTACAAGAATGATGTTAAAAAGTGGAATGTGTGCACCCCGTTTAAGATAGCTTTACTGCCTTCGTTATTTAGTAGTTAAACACTCCCTTTAATCAATCAAGTGAATGCTTCTAATTTTTGGGGACCCATTAGGCAAGGTTCTTTTTCAGTAAGGTTGAACACGTTTGATGTAGAATACTCgagagccctgacctcaaccccatcaaatATATGTGGGATGAACTAaatcattcccactcacattcacacctatggacatttttaaagtctttaatgaacctaacatgcatttttttttttaatgtagggGGCGGCTGGAgcacctgaagaaaacccacataagcaaggggagaacatacacACTCCACATAAGAAGGCCGGAGCTGAGATTCAGAACCTACAACCACTAACCCACCAAGCTGcccaataaacaaacaaaataaattattttttataagtatttcaatataataatatgactaggggcacggtggccgactggttagagcgtcagcctcacagttctgaggacccgggttcaatccccggccccgcctgtgtggagtttgcatgttctccccgtgcctgcgtgggttttctccgggcactccggtttcctcccacatcccaaaaacatgcattcattggagactctaaattgccgtaggcatgactgtgagtgcgaatggttgtttgtttctatgtgccctgcgattggctggcaaccagttcagggtgtaccccgcctcctgcccgatgacagctgggataggctccagcacgcccgcgaccctagtgaggagaagcggctcagaaaatggatggatgaatatgactaggctttacacgatcaggatttttggggccgatcaccgatcagcaagtttaaaaagaaacgataaccgatcacaagttGGAGCAATGTgactatttacatgacttgttcatttattgtatatacttgtgtactgtatactgtatccatccatccattttctgtacagcttatccttgTTCCtgtaggcgtgctggagccgtcccagctcaaattattctcgagcgttttagacaaaagttaaaacaccaatgacctctaggggacattcaaggattggccaatGACATAAGAAATCAACattaaaaaatcaacaaatcaacattacatgactgAAATAATGggtgatatccatccattttctttaccgcttctcctcactagggtcacgggctgctggagcctatcctagccatcttcgggcgggaggcggggtacaccctgaactggtcgccagccaatcgcagggcacatgtaaacaaacaactatttgcgctcacattcacacctacgggcaatttagagtcttcaattaacctaccctacatgtttttgggatgtgggagtaaacgggtgtgcctggagaaaacccacccaggcacagggagaacatgcaaactccacacaggcggggccgggatttgaaccccggtccccagaactgtgaggcagatgtgctaaccagtcgctcatcGTGCTGGCGGGTAATAACTtgctgtaattcaattactttattgcaattaaattactttaataaacacTGTTAATGATGGTGATATGATAATGggttactctaactttctcactgtcccaggtATATGGATGGGTTTTGTCCATTGTTCGAGTGCGTTTGACTCCCCCCCCTTTCCCCCTGCCCGCTTTGTTGCTTGAACGCAGCAtgctccttgtgtacattcttcaggtgctcgctcaaatttgttgtgttgaagcatttagaggacgttccccacgacgtacttcagttgtgcacagactgcaaataacctCCGTGGTGTTTGtatgagacaccgcaaaatagttccgcaccgacgacgtgttttttcacccacaagattgaaaaaaactttattggccgtcagatagttacagtactgcgcaacaagacacgggacaaggctaaaaataaactagcttttggattcagcGACAAAGACGCgtagttaaatgtcttgtgcggcgccgatcgatgacgtcattgatcgcatcggcgaattatgacatgaaagccgatcagccaatcaagcaaaaaatgttaattatcggccaataccgataacaccgatcagatcggcgtaaagtctaactATAACATAATAATATAGCCTGGTTTACATAGGACCTAATATTCTGATAAGAATCAAGTTCGAAGCCCAAACtgaataatgaaaaatgaatgctCCATACAAACCCATCATCCTCATGATAAACTGAAAATATCCATGTACTGTAACTGATAGTTCTATAGTAACAAACTGCTTGTTGATTTCCCCATAGGTGCACACCTCTAGTgagaattttatttaattattattagtgtATCCTTTTACCTTCATAGCGTCATGCAGTCTGTTGGCAAAGTacagctgtttgttttcaaagctTTGTactagaaaaagaaaagaaaaaaaagtcaaaaataaatcaccataCAAGTAATACTGGAAGTCATGTACTATATTTAAATCTTAAGTACCTAGAACCAGGAAGGACTTCTGCAAGTCTCTTTTCACTTCCTTCATGATGCTCTCCTGCATGTCGTAGGGGCTGTAACTCTTGTACCTCTGAAACACTACCAAGGACACGAGCGCTTCATGAGCTGCTTTTTGTTCcgctttaaaaacaacaacaacctgcATTCGATACACAACAATGACGTGCGCTGAACCTCTTTGCAGGTGGGGGACACTCCTCTCCGTCATGATAGAGATCCACGTTGCCACGTCCGTTCCTTTGGTCTTCACACCAGCGTCGTAGAGTTTCTGCGTTGAATCAACAAGACGCCAGTAAATTAGCGAAGTTTTATCATCCAAGTCTGGTGTGTTTGAGATAATTGATGGTAGAAAAAGGATCAGGAGCCCAAATGACTCCGCGTCCCTTTGCAAAGTCATTTGGAAGtggcatttattttaattatggtCCTCTTAAGTCCCTCTGATGTTAAATACCAAGCAAATAGCAATCAAGGGATTTTTATTAGGAGTGCCTAAAAGGACCGGTGCATGTTTTATTACaactataatttaaaaattacaacttttaaaTGTGACGATGCTGTAAATATTAATCTGTTAGTGAAACAAAGTGTGGACAGAACTTACTCTGGCGTCTTCATCAATCTTTTCATAGTCCACCACAGAGGACGGCTCGTCTCGCTTGGCCTGCGCAGAATGAAAGTTTGTATTCAGACTCAAAATTATGAACATAAACAAAGTCGTTGGTGTGAGTGTCTGAGCGCACCTGCACCAGAGCGAGCAGCAGCTTTGCAAAGTTTCCCGAAGTGTCATCTGCTACGTCTTTATCCAGGTCTTTCTTGAACACTGTGGAAAGTTTTCCATTTTAGATGTAGCAATGGCGATGTTGCAGAAACACACATTATAATTGCTATACACTGTATAGTGGCCGCTACATTTATTTATCCCGCTGCAGAAAGTAACAGGCGGCCTTTATTTGAGGAGAAGTCTTTAGTTCTTATTTtccacaattaaaaaatatataaaaaaaaaagggctgggCTATGAAGCCTTAAAGAGGAACTAAAGCCAATACGTCATATGCGCCCCCTCGAGCACAATATTCTGATTAataattgtgtttgtggaataagattaaaatatgaattaatcaATTTTCACCCATCTCAGGAAGCCGCCATGTCGGGCAATATGCCCCTCTGCTGTCGACCGAAATTAACATCACAACTGCCCCCTCGCGTTGCGTCAGCTATAAGCGGaatgtcatgtgaccaaacccggaaaacagctTAGCGGACTCCCTGTGTATGTTGCGATAACTCGCATAACTgagggttgatgacatgatggtttgtaCAAAAAGTTGGAAAGTTTCATACACATTCAATTCTGGTGCATTTTTATCCGAAAATCTAATTATGCATTAACCATTTAATAGTGACCTCTGAAAAGTTCGAAAAAAAGTCAGGCCCGGACACCAGGTTCACCGAGTGACACGAGATTGTATGGGCATGTCCATTTTAACAAGATGAAGGGAAGAGTCTCGAGCAGCAACTGAACAGAGTCTGCAAATTTCTTTTAAAGTAGGTATCTTTGGGTGAACTTTGAACTCTTACAAGGGAATTCCCCCGAAACCCTGAACCAGGTATCCTAACACAGATGGACGATGCTAAATTGTGATGGTTTTGACAATGCAATCTAATGTGGGTAGGGCATGGCGtgaaagtttgatgatcatttggaGGATTCGCCATGAAAAAAGCGGGTGCGAAGGGCCATTCATAATGATTATTACTCACACTCCTTGTAGACCTGCTTGATCTCCTGCAGCTCAGAGTTGCTGCGTGAGCACAGAATCTCAATGAGTGTTTCTTCATCAGTGCCGAGTCCCTGAAAGACACACCCACGTCTCGTTTGAACTCTTCAAAGTTACAAGACATCCGACATGTGAAATAAGGCGCATTCTGTCGTTTGCCCGCAAGAGGGAAGTGCCGCTCTGGAAATGCGCCTGCCGGCACGCTGAACAGTGTAATGCAATATTGTGTCCTGTTGTGTACCTTGATGGATCCTCTGATCTCTGAGGCATCATACTGGGACGTGCTCTTCATCAGACCAAGGATGACACATTCCACGGAGCCCGACAGTGCCCCCTTCAGAGCTGTGATCATGTCCTAAAAGACAGTGGCATCATATTATGGTCACCTTAAGTGATCCTGCACAATATCATGTTTCCGTCACACTGGTTTTATTCACCTTAAGTTAAACGTTTATTTAAACtccaaatatgaacaataaaCAGCCTTCACCTTTTTTGCTCTCCTTTCATAAGCAAATGCAATTTCTCTCCTCTGAGAGTACGCCCGCTTTGTTAGGACATCAATGATGGTCTGTTCGTCCACACCTGAGGACCAGTAAAGGCACTTTAACGAGATACAAAACGAGCTCTATCAAAAATTAATAAAGTTAATAAAGCTACATTTGGATTGACACGGTCAGTGAGGTACTGATTTAaggttattgtggttgtagtacATGCAGTACTATAAAAACAGCACTGCATCTTATTGAGAAGTGTGTGGACTGAGTGGTTGGCAGGTCGGCcgcgcagttctgaggttgggggttctaATCTCAAaaccagccttcctgtgtggctggtgcatgttgtccccgtgcttgcgtgggttttctgtatatactcctgcttcctcccacatggcaaaaacatgcatgttaggttccatgaagactaaattgttaaggagtgaatgtgaatggttgtttgtttgtgtcctgcgattggctgccgaccagtccagggtgtacgccgccattcgcccaaagtcagctggattAAGCTCCCTAATGAGGACCAGCGCAACAGATAGTTTTCCAATGACACACCTATGGACACACAAGAGGCCGCCATGTTGGAGGTAAACGCATTGTTTTGTTCCAGTGCTTATTGACAGCCAACATAAGGAATTTGTGAATTACTATCTGGTGTTTGGCTGCAACATTACAAGTGGGACGGACAAAGTCTCATTTCACTGTTTACCGGCACCATTTTGGAATCAGGGCGAGCAAACTAAGTATTTGACAAGAAGAAGATAGTGGCATTCATGAATCGGCAGAGCTGATGTCACTACCCAGTCCATCTATCCATATAGATTTGTTCTGAACACTTGGTTGAAGGTAAGCTTTAATGCTTAGTAACTTACATGCTGTACATATAGTTTATATCTCAATTTTCAAAGTTTATAGTTTCATTCAGAAAGTAGcagatatataaaatatatcttATGTTGGGTATCGGTCGATTATTACCGTGGTGTTTTATTAAACATATATATGTGTCTGAAATGGGGGATTTTTTGATTATCTGAATGGCAACTG contains these protein-coding regions:
- the LOC133402688 gene encoding annexin A2-like, whose amino-acid sequence is MAMVAEFLGQLSLKAESHETKYPTVVPASDFDPEKDAARIETAIKTKGVDEQTIIDVLTKRAYSQRREIAFAYERRAKKDMITALKGALSGSVECVILGLMKSTSQYDASEIRGSIKGLGTDEETLIEILCSRSNSELQEIKQVYKELFKKDLDKDVADDTSGNFAKLLLALVQAKRDEPSSVVDYEKIDEDARKLYDAGVKTKGTDVATWISIMTERSVPHLQRVFQRYKSYSPYDMQESIMKEVKRDLQKSFLVLVQSFENKQLYFANRLHDAMKNKGAKEKVVTRIIVSRCEVDLKKICSEYKAHHGQSLQKTIMEHTKGDYQKVLLGLCGPEEIN